AAAGGTCAGCAGCTGCACCCAGAGCGCGATGTTCGCCGCCGCCAGCAGCGTCAGCTCGGTCCGGATCGCCGCCGGGGCGTTGGCCGCGGCCCCATCCACCCGGCGGGCCAGTCGTCCGCCCGCCCACGCCCAGGCCCCGGCCCCCAGCAGCCCGGTTTCGCACAGGATCGCCAGGGGGAAGTTGTTCACGACCGGCCAGGTGAACATGGCCTGCAGCCCCATGGGGTCGACCAGGGCCGGGAAGTGGAAGGCGAACTGGCCCCACCCCACGCCCAGCAACGGGCTGAGCAGGAACGCCCGCCATGCGGCCTGCATGCTGTAGAAGCGGGTGAGGTTCGACCAGTCCACGGTGCTGAAGGTCTGCAGGAGGCGTCGCCCCGGGAGCAGCGCGGCGTC
This is a stretch of genomic DNA from bacterium. It encodes these proteins:
- a CDS encoding O-antigen ligase family protein, coding for LLGTWSRGAWLALLGGGMAGLAVGARLAAPVPWRRRGRAVLVGGAVGGLAVAAALLIHWDAALLPGRRLLQTFSTVDWSNLTRFYSMQAAWRAFLLSPLLGVGWGQFAFHFPALVDPMGLQAMFTWPVVNNFPLAILCETGLLGAGAWAWAGGRLARRVDGAAANAPAAIRTELTLLAAANIALWVQLLTFSQYNLPHIWVGLGLLAGAACRRESAS